One segment of Thamnophis elegans isolate rThaEle1 chromosome 16, rThaEle1.pri, whole genome shotgun sequence DNA contains the following:
- the LOC116519346 gene encoding gastrula zinc finger protein XlCGF57.1-like → MMQEDGGHQRGMEGSAAREEKEESGTPGAAMPCLGAASPGDGGERPGGSGAAGGIISPEGLWETRLPGGRCGEEETGGHPETVLEGGASFGRPRNPQRIHEEGRKYQCPECEKFFKSKEHLQSHLKVHSGEKPHKCPKCGKSFVWRSIFYIHQKIHRGEKPFKCLECEKSFCWRGNLYKHQRIHWGEKRKKCLESGGSFGRLQNPRRIQKGGRKYQCPECKKSFKRNNHLENPLKIDSFINLHKCFECGKSFNWRAELMQHARIHTGEKPFKCLECGKSFSQLGNLYRHQRIHTGEKPHECLECGKSFIQRSSLYTHQRIHTGEKPHKCLECGKSFSQRSSLYTHQRIHTGEKLHKCLECGKSFTQRGELTQHARIHTGEKPFNCPECGKSFSQLGNLYIHQRIHTGEKPHTCLECGKSFGNLGNLYRHQRIHWGEKGKKCLEGGGSFIRPWKPQRIQEGGRKYQCLECEKYFKTKYHLQRHLWVHSGEKPHNCLECGKSFSQRSSLYRQRREKDGFSLGVVYWTQR, encoded by the exons ATGATGCAG gaggacggaggacaccagcggggaatggaaggaagcgccgcccgggaggagaaggaggagagcgGTACCCCCGGAGCAGCTATGCCCTGTCTTGGCGCGGCTTCCCCCGGAGACGGCGGAGAAAGGCCGGGAGGCTCCGGGGCTGCAGGAGGGATTATTAGCCCAGAAGGACTTTGGGAAACGCGGCTGCCTGGAGGGCGATGCGGGGAGGAGGAAACGGGCGGACACCCCGAGACGGTCCTGGAGGGCGGGGCGTCCTTCGGAAGACCCCGGAATCCCCAAAGAATccatgaggaaggaaggaaatatcagTGCCCGGAATGCGAGAAATTCTTCAAGAGCAAAGAGCATCTTCAGAGCCATCTAaaggtccattcaggagaaaaacctcataagtGCCCgaagtgtggaaagagcttcgtTTGGAGGAgtatcttttatatacatcaaaagatccacagaggggagaaaccatttaaatgccTCGAGTGTGAAAAGAGCTTTTGTTggaggggcaacctttataaacatcaaaggatccattggGGAGAGAAACGGAAGAAATGCCTGGAGAGCGGAGGGTCCTTCGGAAGACTCCAGAATCCCCGAAGGAtccagaagggaggaaggaaatatcaGTGCCCAGAATGCAAAAAATCCTTCAAGAGAAACAACCATCTTGAAAACCCTCTAAAAATCGACTCATTTATTAACCTACATAAATGctttgagtgtggaaagagcttcaattgGAGAGCAGAACTTATGCAACATGCAAGaatccacactggggagaaaccatttaaatgcctggagtgtggaaagagcttcagtcagttGGGAAACCTTTAtcgacatcaaaggatccacacaggagaaaaacctcatgaatgcctggaatgtggaaagagcttcattcagaggagcagcctttatacacatcagaggatccacacaggagaaaaacctcataaatgcctggagtgtggaaagagcttcagtcagaggagcagcctttatacacatcagaggatccacacaggagaaaaacttcataaatgcctggagtgtggaaagagcttcactcaGAGAGGAGAGCTTACGCAACATGCAAGaatccacacgggagagaaaccatttaaTTGCccagagtgtggaaagagcttcagtcagttGGGAAACCTTTAtatacatcaaaggatccacacaggagaaaaacctcatacatgtctggagtgtggaaagagcttcggtAATTTGGgaaacctttatagacatcaaaggattcattggggagagaaagggaagaaatgcCTGGAGGGCGGAGGGTCCTTCATAAGACCATGGAAgccccaaaggatccaggagggaggaaggaaatatcaGTGTCTGGAATGTGAAAAATACTTCAAGACAAAATACCATCTTCAAAGGCATCTATgggtccattcaggagaaaaacctcataattgcctggagtgtggaaagagcttcagtcagaggagcagcctttatagaca gagaagggagaaagatggGTTCTCCCTTGGTGTGGTATATTGGACACAGCGGtag